In the Flagellimonas sp. MMG031 genome, one interval contains:
- a CDS encoding CoA pyrophosphatase, protein MDFNEFCQSALKLKNLPLPGEQSHHKMSPELRIEWLKKNRWEDMNPKRAGVMALFYPDVERQTRLLLILRKVYQGVHSNQIGFPGGKVERIDKDLMDTALRETHEEVGVPPSDVEVIKELSEVYIPPSNFLVRPFMGIYHNPQPFIKEEAEVERLVEVYLRDFLDDANHIQEILSTSYAKNINVPAFKLNGYTVWGATAMMLSEIKELLRQVL, encoded by the coding sequence ATGGATTTTAATGAATTTTGTCAAAGTGCCCTAAAATTAAAAAATCTCCCACTTCCAGGGGAGCAATCGCACCATAAAATGTCCCCGGAGCTTCGAATCGAATGGTTGAAGAAGAATCGATGGGAGGACATGAACCCCAAACGGGCTGGGGTCATGGCGTTGTTTTATCCTGATGTAGAGCGGCAGACACGTTTATTGTTGATTCTTCGTAAGGTGTATCAGGGCGTCCATTCCAATCAGATAGGCTTTCCGGGCGGGAAGGTGGAACGGATAGACAAAGATCTGATGGATACCGCACTCCGGGAAACCCATGAGGAAGTAGGGGTGCCACCAAGCGATGTTGAGGTGATCAAAGAGCTTAGTGAGGTGTATATCCCGCCCAGTAATTTTTTGGTAAGGCCGTTTATGGGGATTTACCATAATCCGCAACCCTTCATTAAAGAAGAGGCAGAGGTGGAGCGTTTGGTAGAGGTATATCTCAGGGATTTTCTGGACGATGCCAACCATATTCAAGAAATTTTGAGTACTTCCTATGCCAAAAACATCAACGTACCTGCCTTTAAATTAAATGGTTATACGGTTTGGGGCGCCACAGCTATGATGTTGAGCGAGATCAAGGAGCTTTTGCGGCAAGTGCTTTAA
- a CDS encoding outer membrane beta-barrel protein has protein sequence MSKKTFVMAILAMVAISYLSSAQHVDRTSFKAGVHVGVPLGDISDFSNFELGLDLGYHWSVSEMVDVGLATGFMNAFGNTSTEDIGPVAVEVDFPDIQYIPAAAAFRLYPTYDFKLGADVGYAIGINEGNDGGFYVRPMIGYNINGNTELNVSYTTISDNYDYSMIAVGLLFLF, from the coding sequence ATGAGTAAAAAAACCTTTGTAATGGCAATTCTAGCGATGGTTGCCATCAGTTATTTGTCCAGTGCACAGCATGTGGACCGAACAAGTTTTAAAGCGGGAGTCCATGTTGGTGTGCCGCTAGGCGATATTTCCGATTTTTCCAATTTTGAGCTGGGTCTCGATTTGGGATATCACTGGTCCGTATCCGAAATGGTGGATGTAGGTTTGGCCACAGGATTTATGAATGCCTTTGGGAACACATCGACCGAAGATATTGGTCCGGTTGCGGTGGAAGTTGATTTTCCGGATATCCAATATATCCCGGCGGCAGCTGCATTCCGACTTTATCCTACCTACGATTTTAAGTTAGGGGCCGATGTGGGCTATGCCATTGGAATAAATGAAGGAAACGATGGTGGGTTTTATGTGCGCCCCATGATTGGATACAACATTAACGGAAACACCGAATTGAATGTTTCCTATACAACCATAAGTGACAATTACGACTACTCCATGATTGCTGTGGGCTTGTTGTTTTTGTTCTAA
- a CDS encoding stage II sporulation protein M — protein sequence MREAAFIRQNKDKWAAFENALIDKGQLHPDELSDLYIEITDHLSYAKTFYPGSNTQIYLNSLASQAHQKIYKTKRESRNRIVHFWKTEFPIMFKHHHRELLVSFLVFAFFVVVGAFSSANEGDFVRSILGNGYVNMTLENIEKGDPMAVYKQQGAFNMFLGITINNIKVAIYAFAFGIFLGVGTLYIMLRNGIMLGSFQYFFYEKGLLWESARTIWIHGTIEISVIIIAGCAGLVLANGILFPGTYTRLESFKRGVKNGLKIMVSTVPFFIIAGFLEGYVTRHTEMPDWLAIFIIVGSLSLIVYYYIIYPNQIHRKSTHADRE from the coding sequence ATGCGCGAGGCCGCTTTTATTAGGCAAAATAAAGATAAATGGGCCGCTTTTGAAAATGCCCTGATCGATAAGGGCCAACTTCATCCCGATGAGCTTTCCGATCTTTATATTGAGATCACGGACCATCTGAGTTACGCAAAGACGTTTTATCCGGGCAGCAACACACAAATTTATCTCAATTCACTTGCCTCCCAAGCGCACCAGAAAATCTACAAGACCAAACGGGAATCCAGAAACCGTATTGTCCATTTTTGGAAAACGGAATTCCCCATCATGTTCAAGCACCATCATCGAGAACTGCTCGTCTCATTTTTAGTATTTGCCTTTTTTGTGGTAGTTGGGGCATTCTCATCGGCCAACGAAGGGGATTTTGTAAGATCCATTCTCGGCAACGGCTATGTGAACATGACCTTGGAAAATATTGAAAAGGGGGACCCCATGGCGGTTTACAAACAGCAAGGTGCCTTCAATATGTTTCTGGGCATTACCATCAACAATATCAAGGTGGCCATTTATGCCTTTGCCTTCGGTATATTTTTGGGAGTAGGCACCCTATACATTATGCTTCGAAATGGTATTATGTTGGGTAGTTTTCAATACTTTTTTTATGAAAAAGGGCTACTCTGGGAATCTGCCCGCACCATTTGGATACATGGCACCATTGAGATTTCCGTCATCATCATTGCGGGTTGTGCGGGATTGGTATTGGCTAATGGCATTCTATTTCCGGGCACTTATACCCGATTGGAATCCTTTAAACGCGGGGTTAAGAATGGCCTTAAAATTATGGTGAGTACCGTTCCTTTTTTTATCATTGCCGGTTTTTTGGAAGGATACGTTACCCGACATACCGAAATGCCAGACTGGTTGGCAATTTTCATCATAGTGGGCTCGTTGTCATTGATTGTCTATTATTACATTATATATCCAAACCAAATCCATAGAAAATCCACTCATGCAGACAGAGAATAA
- the xerD gene encoding site-specific tyrosine recombinase XerD, translating to MNWQQAIKDYQNYLKIERGLSPNSIVNYTMDLEKLQSYLDEFSIAEKPVHIRRETVQEFIYSIAKVVTPRTQARIISGLKGFFNYLVFEDYREDNPMDLIETPKIGRKLPDTLSETEINSLIAAIDLSKPEGERNRAIIETLYGCGLRVSELINLKLSDLYFDEDFIQVTGKGNKQRFVPISGINQKYINIYRNEVRVHLPIQKEHEDIVFLNRRGKQLTRAMIFTIVKQLAEKVGLQKNISPHTFRHSFATHLLENGADLRAIQQMLGHESITTTEVYMHVNRSHLSKVLNEFHPRRKKD from the coding sequence ATGAATTGGCAGCAGGCGATTAAGGATTATCAAAATTACTTAAAGATAGAGCGAGGGCTATCTCCAAACTCCATTGTGAACTACACCATGGATTTGGAAAAACTCCAAAGTTATCTGGACGAATTCTCCATTGCCGAAAAACCGGTCCATATTCGCAGGGAAACAGTTCAAGAATTTATTTACAGCATTGCCAAAGTGGTTACCCCGAGGACCCAGGCCAGGATAATTTCCGGTTTGAAAGGATTCTTTAACTATCTGGTTTTTGAGGATTACCGGGAAGACAACCCTATGGATTTGATCGAGACCCCAAAAATTGGACGCAAACTTCCAGACACCCTTTCCGAAACAGAAATCAACAGCCTGATTGCCGCTATCGACCTCTCCAAACCAGAAGGCGAGCGTAACCGGGCGATTATCGAAACCCTGTATGGCTGTGGTCTGCGTGTTTCCGAACTCATCAACCTCAAACTATCCGACCTTTATTTTGATGAGGATTTTATCCAAGTGACGGGTAAGGGCAACAAACAGCGCTTTGTTCCCATTAGCGGCATCAACCAGAAATACATCAACATATATCGAAATGAGGTGCGTGTACATTTGCCCATTCAAAAGGAACACGAGGATATTGTTTTTTTGAATCGAAGGGGCAAACAGCTAACTCGTGCCATGATTTTCACCATTGTAAAGCAACTTGCTGAAAAAGTGGGATTGCAGAAAAACATCAGCCCACATACCTTTCGGCATTCCTTTGCGACCCATCTACTGGAAAACGGAGCCGATTTGAGGGCCATTCAACAAATGTTGGGCCATGAAAGCATCACCACTACCGAGGTGTACATGCACGTAAACCGTTCACATTTAAGCAAGGTTCTTAATGAGTTTCATCCAAGGAGAAAAAAAGATTAA
- a CDS encoding lysophospholipid acyltransferase family protein, producing the protein MGLFKKNPFGHILFLKRWLIRIAGMMTHQRYKGFNTLEIEGSQIIRDLPENNVLFVSNHQTYFADVVAMFHVFNASLSGREDNIKNLGYLWNPKLNIYYVAAKETMKKSLLTKILAYAGSISIERTWRADGQNVNRQVKFSDISNIGKALNDGWVITFPQGTTTPWKPLRKGTAHIIKKYKPVVVPVVIDGFRRSFDKKGLRVKKKGILQSMHIKEPLDIDYDNESIEAILEKLEYAIEQHPSFLKVIPQAELLAYEEENQKRRYSYKGKIDG; encoded by the coding sequence ATGGGTCTGTTCAAGAAAAATCCTTTTGGTCATATTTTATTTTTAAAGAGATGGCTGATTCGAATAGCCGGTATGATGACGCACCAGCGGTATAAAGGATTCAATACCTTGGAAATCGAGGGGTCCCAAATTATTCGCGACCTCCCGGAGAACAATGTTCTTTTTGTAAGCAATCACCAAACCTACTTCGCCGATGTGGTGGCCATGTTCCATGTTTTTAATGCCAGTTTGAGCGGTAGGGAGGACAACATCAAAAACCTGGGCTATTTATGGAACCCCAAACTGAACATTTATTATGTTGCAGCAAAGGAGACCATGAAAAAGAGCTTGTTGACGAAGATTCTAGCCTATGCTGGCTCCATCAGTATTGAGCGGACCTGGAGGGCTGATGGACAAAACGTGAACAGACAGGTAAAGTTCAGTGATATTTCCAATATTGGAAAGGCGCTCAACGATGGTTGGGTAATCACCTTTCCACAGGGAACCACTACACCATGGAAACCGCTTCGAAAGGGAACAGCTCACATCATCAAAAAGTATAAACCAGTAGTTGTACCTGTAGTGATCGATGGTTTCCGCCGGTCGTTTGATAAAAAAGGTCTTCGGGTCAAAAAGAAAGGGATTCTCCAATCCATGCACATCAAGGAACCTTTGGACATCGATTACGATAATGAGTCCATCGAAGCTATTTTGGAAAAGTTGGAATACGCCATTGAGCAACATCCTTCCTTTTTAAAGGTAATCCCACAGGCAGAATTGTTGGCCTATGAAGAGGAAAATCAAAAAAGGCGATACAGCTACAAGGGCAAAATAGACGGTTAG
- a CDS encoding peptidylprolyl isomerase, with the protein MLLRQSALPAILLLFLIVSCGESPKKEKDKVGENIAKSDTVTKTQIDTTSIEEEEEEEPFQLTEENAIDFFFDYSKKLKKDKVKITTTMGSFTVQLYDDVPYHKANFIYLARQKYFDSTQFHRVVKDFIIQGGNSDDKRTARKRGKIGRYLLPPDAKKGHKHHRGTISMPSSERDNPHKLASPYEFFIVVTDPGSYHLDGSYTPFGRVIDGMDVVDAINNVPVGDGDWPFKNVYILKAEVL; encoded by the coding sequence ATGCTGTTGAGACAATCGGCTTTACCTGCAATCCTATTACTTTTTCTAATCGTTTCCTGCGGAGAATCCCCTAAAAAGGAAAAGGACAAAGTTGGGGAAAATATCGCAAAATCCGACACGGTCACCAAAACTCAGATAGATACGACCTCTATTGAAGAGGAAGAAGAAGAGGAACCCTTTCAGTTGACCGAGGAAAATGCCATCGACTTCTTTTTTGATTACTCCAAAAAGCTAAAAAAGGATAAGGTAAAGATTACTACCACCATGGGGAGCTTTACCGTGCAACTCTATGATGATGTACCCTACCACAAGGCCAACTTCATTTATTTGGCGAGACAAAAATATTTTGACAGCACCCAATTCCATCGGGTAGTTAAAGATTTCATTATTCAAGGAGGTAATTCCGATGACAAAAGAACGGCCCGGAAAAGAGGAAAAATCGGTCGCTATTTATTGCCGCCAGATGCAAAGAAGGGGCATAAACACCACCGGGGCACTATCTCCATGCCCAGCAGTGAACGTGACAACCCGCATAAATTGGCCTCTCCCTATGAGTTTTTTATCGTAGTGACCGACCCGGGGTCTTACCATTTGGACGGATCTTACACGCCATTTGGAAGGGTGATCGATGGGATGGATGTGGTAGATGCCATTAACAACGTTCCCGTAGGTGATGGAGACTGGCCATTCAAGAACGTCTATATCTTGAAAGCAGAGGTTCTATAG
- a CDS encoding RDD family protein yields MEQFQIETAQNITISQNTSHLGERMLAYIIDSFIILCYSILIIVLLVSMDIDIDDQWAFYLILSLPAFFYYLLLETLMDGKTIGKGAMNLRVVKLDGSKPNFGNYFVRWALRIIDVSLTSGGAAVLTILIRGKGQRIGDIAAGTTVISEKKRVSLNDTLLRELPDGYQPTFPQVTVFKDSEMRTIKELYDQAKRDGNHNIIVSLDARIKKVLGVQTALKPIEFVDVIINDYNYYTQNM; encoded by the coding sequence ATGGAACAATTTCAAATAGAAACGGCCCAAAATATAACCATCAGCCAAAACACATCGCATTTGGGAGAGCGCATGTTGGCGTACATCATCGATAGCTTTATTATCCTGTGCTACTCTATTTTGATCATTGTTCTTTTGGTTTCGATGGATATCGATATCGATGACCAGTGGGCCTTTTATTTGATACTTTCCCTCCCGGCTTTTTTTTACTATTTGCTGTTGGAGACTTTGATGGACGGAAAAACCATCGGAAAAGGAGCTATGAACCTCCGCGTGGTAAAGTTGGACGGTTCCAAGCCCAATTTTGGCAATTATTTTGTACGATGGGCCCTGCGGATCATCGATGTGTCGCTCACCTCGGGGGGTGCCGCTGTACTCACTATTTTGATACGTGGCAAAGGACAGCGTATCGGAGATATTGCGGCGGGTACCACCGTGATCAGCGAGAAAAAAAGGGTGTCGCTAAACGACACCTTGCTCAGAGAGCTGCCCGATGGCTATCAACCCACCTTCCCACAGGTAACCGTTTTTAAGGATAGCGAAATGCGGACCATTAAGGAGCTTTATGATCAAGCCAAACGTGATGGCAATCATAATATCATCGTCTCGTTGGATGCTCGCATCAAGAAAGTCTTGGGCGTTCAAACCGCATTAAAACCGATTGAATTCGTGGATGTGATCATCAACGATTACAACTACTACACACAAAACATGTAA
- a CDS encoding AI-2E family transporter: MKQIPPKIVRQIFILLLILLMAGLIFSEIAPYFSGILGTITLFVLLKRPMEKLEDKGWNSTLSAILLMLTSFFIILLPIAGAFFMLGKRIRKAAENSEQITSMIKSQLQTLEDYVGFKLTSQVDASAVTEWLTSNLQGLAGGTFNAVIAISIMYFLLFYMLTNQKKLYESLYEYIPIGNHNLKIIGDEVREIVRANTLGIPLVAFAQGVVALIGFLIFGVDNALFWAIMVTIGSMIPFVGNLLGTLPVFVLSLSNGDHFQAWGVLLYGSIVVGSTDNLIRLYVLKKLDDVHPLVTLIGVLVGIPLFGFIGLIFGPLLVSLFLVIVRIYKREYGKGETEP; this comes from the coding sequence ATGAAACAAATACCCCCCAAAATAGTACGACAGATTTTTATCCTTCTCTTGATTCTTTTGATGGCGGGGTTGATTTTCTCGGAAATTGCTCCCTATTTCTCGGGTATTCTAGGTACCATTACTTTGTTTGTCCTTTTAAAAAGGCCCATGGAAAAATTGGAGGACAAGGGATGGAATTCCACATTGTCTGCAATTCTTTTAATGTTGACCTCCTTTTTTATCATTCTACTTCCCATAGCAGGAGCATTTTTTATGCTTGGGAAAAGAATCCGTAAGGCCGCGGAAAATTCGGAGCAGATAACCTCCATGATCAAATCCCAATTGCAAACGCTCGAAGATTACGTAGGATTCAAGCTCACTTCCCAAGTGGATGCCTCTGCGGTAACGGAATGGCTTACCTCAAATTTACAGGGACTTGCGGGCGGTACTTTTAACGCGGTCATAGCAATTTCCATAATGTACTTTCTATTGTTTTACATGCTCACCAATCAAAAGAAGTTATACGAATCGCTTTACGAGTACATACCTATCGGAAATCATAATTTGAAGATAATCGGGGATGAGGTAAGGGAAATTGTCCGTGCCAATACCTTGGGAATTCCATTGGTCGCTTTTGCACAAGGGGTCGTGGCCTTAATAGGTTTTCTGATTTTTGGTGTTGACAATGCCCTTTTTTGGGCCATTATGGTCACCATTGGTTCCATGATTCCCTTTGTAGGTAACCTATTGGGTACTTTACCCGTATTTGTGTTGTCCCTGTCCAATGGAGATCATTTTCAGGCCTGGGGTGTCTTGTTATATGGGTCCATAGTGGTAGGATCTACCGATAACCTTATTCGGTTGTACGTCCTTAAAAAACTCGATGATGTTCACCCACTTGTAACCTTGATCGGGGTTTTGGTGGGTATCCCTTTATTTGGATTTATAGGTCTGATTTTTGGGCCGTTGCTGGTCAGTCTGTTTTTGGTAATCGTGCGTATTTATAAAAGAGAATATGGAAAGGGAGAAACCGAACCCTGA
- a CDS encoding amidohydrolase encodes MKKLLPLGALLLLCTLSVNAQKKKNDVLKQLDAKAETYSEIAHTIWNLAEMGYLEEKSSALLQETLAAEGFSIEKGIAGIPTAFVAEYGSGYPVIGILGEYDALPGLSQEAVPEKKSAGGEAGHACGHHLFGTASTAAAISVKDWMKANNIKGTIRFYGCPAEEGGSGKVYMVREGVFDDVDVALHWHPSSANAASAGAALANKSAKFRFYGISAHAAAAPQMGRSALDGVEAMNYMVNMMREHVPEDARIHYVITEGGEAPNVVPDFAEVYYYARHNTRDVVVDIFDRMVKAAEGAALGTGTTMEYEMIGGTHELLPNLTLQKMMHDNLVKVGGITYTPEEKAFAEKISKSLGNESLNIKVAETVQPYKETAEAFGSTDVGDVSFTVPTAGLGTATWVPGTPAHSWQAVAAGGMSIGSKGMMVAAKTIALTAMDIFENPKTVEAAKKELEERRGKDFKYVPMLGNRPPALDYRK; translated from the coding sequence ATGAAAAAACTTCTTCCCTTGGGTGCCCTATTACTACTATGCACCTTGTCCGTTAATGCCCAAAAAAAGAAAAATGATGTCCTAAAACAATTGGATGCTAAAGCTGAGACCTATAGCGAAATTGCCCACACTATCTGGAATCTTGCCGAAATGGGCTATTTGGAAGAAAAGAGTTCAGCACTATTGCAGGAGACCCTTGCTGCCGAAGGTTTTTCCATAGAAAAGGGAATCGCCGGGATTCCAACGGCATTTGTGGCCGAATATGGTTCTGGGTATCCTGTCATCGGCATATTGGGGGAATATGATGCCCTACCCGGACTCTCGCAAGAGGCGGTTCCAGAAAAAAAATCTGCTGGTGGAGAAGCTGGTCATGCCTGTGGCCATCACCTGTTCGGAACCGCATCCACAGCTGCGGCCATTTCCGTAAAGGATTGGATGAAAGCGAACAACATAAAGGGAACCATCCGCTTTTATGGATGCCCTGCCGAGGAAGGGGGCTCTGGAAAAGTATATATGGTGCGCGAAGGTGTTTTTGATGATGTGGATGTAGCCTTGCACTGGCACCCAAGTTCCGCAAATGCAGCAAGTGCAGGTGCCGCTTTGGCCAATAAATCGGCCAAATTCAGATTTTATGGCATTTCAGCCCATGCGGCGGCAGCACCACAAATGGGTCGTTCTGCATTGGATGGTGTGGAGGCAATGAACTATATGGTGAACATGATGCGAGAGCATGTACCGGAAGATGCCAGAATCCACTATGTCATCACCGAAGGCGGCGAGGCGCCCAACGTGGTACCCGATTTTGCCGAAGTATATTACTATGCGAGACACAATACCAGAGATGTGGTAGTCGATATCTTTGATAGAATGGTAAAAGCCGCTGAAGGTGCTGCTTTGGGTACAGGTACCACTATGGAATACGAAATGATCGGGGGAACCCACGAACTGCTTCCCAACCTTACTTTGCAAAAAATGATGCACGACAATCTGGTAAAGGTTGGCGGTATTACTTACACCCCAGAAGAGAAGGCATTTGCCGAAAAAATATCAAAAAGCCTGGGCAACGAAAGTCTGAACATCAAAGTTGCGGAAACCGTTCAACCTTATAAAGAAACCGCCGAAGCATTTGGTTCCACCGATGTTGGTGATGTGAGCTTTACAGTTCCCACAGCCGGTCTTGGAACGGCAACTTGGGTACCTGGAACGCCCGCACACAGCTGGCAAGCGGTTGCTGCTGGCGGCATGAGCATAGGTTCCAAAGGAATGATGGTTGCCGCAAAAACAATTGCATTAACGGCTATGGATATTTTTGAAAACCCCAAAACAGTGGAAGCGGCCAAAAAGGAATTGGAAGAGCGAAGGGGAAAAGACTTCAAATACGTACCTATGCTGGGCAACAGACCTCCAGCATTGGATTACCGCAAATAG
- a CDS encoding RNA polymerase sigma factor — protein sequence MNKELEHRFVTELEDNQNIVHKVCSLYTNDKDSHNDLFQEITIQLWKAYPKFRGDAKFSTWMYRVALNTAITLYRKSKKRVKTQDFDSVLYKIKAKEYDDTEERQLKLMYDAIKQLGDIDKALVFLYLEDKDYSEIAETLGITEVNARVKMSRVKTKLKTILNP from the coding sequence GTGAACAAGGAACTGGAACATCGTTTTGTGACGGAACTTGAGGACAATCAGAACATTGTCCATAAGGTGTGCAGTCTGTACACCAATGACAAGGACTCACATAACGATTTGTTCCAAGAGATCACCATACAGTTATGGAAGGCGTACCCAAAGTTTCGGGGCGATGCCAAGTTCAGTACATGGATGTACCGTGTTGCATTGAACACGGCCATCACCCTGTACCGGAAATCCAAAAAAAGGGTAAAGACCCAGGATTTTGATTCGGTACTCTACAAAATCAAGGCCAAAGAGTACGACGATACGGAGGAACGCCAATTAAAACTCATGTACGATGCCATTAAACAGCTTGGCGACATCGATAAAGCATTGGTGTTTCTCTATCTGGAGGACAAAGACTATTCCGAAATAGCCGAAACCTTGGGTATAACAGAAGTGAATGCGAGAGTGAAGATGAGCAGAGTGAAAACAAAATTAAAAACAATTCTAAATCCGTGA
- a CDS encoding NAD(P)/FAD-dependent oxidoreductase: MNIPQSSFPRVVIIGGGFGGIALAKKLSKKEVQVVLLDKHNYHNFQPLLYQVSTGGLEPDSIAYPIRKVLQGYPNFYFRLAQVKEVNTEAKLVKTNIGEIGYNYLVVATGSETNFFGNKALETKGMAMKTIPQSLNLRSLILENFEQALLTDDLHERDALMNFVIVGGGPTGVELAGALAEIKKGILPKDYPDLDTRRAQINLVQAGDRLLPAMSEVASRKAEKFLEELGVNVWKNIRVTDYDGKRITTNTNTIFDAETLVWAAGVRAVSLKGLDGGNYLSHGNRLRVNEFHQVEGFENIFAIGDVAQMTTEAFPHGHPMMAQPAMQQGRNLGDNLVRLVEGKSMKPFVYKDKGSMATVGRNKAVVDLPKFKFQGVFAWFVWMFVHLYFLIGFRNRVVVFINWVYNYVRFDREARLIIRPFKKQNKVEKDTLMRD, encoded by the coding sequence ATGAACATTCCTCAATCCAGTTTTCCAAGAGTCGTTATCATAGGCGGCGGTTTTGGGGGCATAGCACTAGCCAAGAAATTAAGCAAGAAAGAAGTACAGGTGGTGTTGTTGGATAAACACAATTACCACAATTTCCAACCTTTATTGTATCAGGTGTCCACTGGAGGGCTGGAACCGGATTCGATTGCATACCCTATCCGAAAGGTATTGCAGGGATATCCCAACTTCTATTTTCGATTGGCCCAGGTGAAAGAGGTGAACACAGAAGCCAAGTTGGTCAAGACCAACATCGGTGAAATAGGCTATAACTATTTGGTCGTGGCCACTGGGTCCGAAACCAATTTTTTTGGAAACAAAGCATTGGAGACCAAGGGTATGGCCATGAAGACCATTCCGCAGTCGCTAAACTTACGGAGTCTTATCCTGGAGAATTTCGAGCAAGCACTTTTAACGGATGACCTCCATGAAAGGGATGCCCTCATGAACTTTGTAATCGTTGGGGGAGGGCCTACGGGAGTGGAACTTGCCGGGGCCCTGGCCGAAATCAAAAAGGGAATCCTGCCCAAGGATTATCCTGATCTGGACACCAGAAGAGCACAAATTAACCTTGTACAGGCAGGGGACAGGCTGCTGCCAGCCATGAGCGAAGTAGCCTCCCGAAAAGCGGAGAAGTTTTTGGAGGAATTGGGAGTAAACGTTTGGAAAAATATTCGGGTCACCGATTATGATGGCAAACGGATAACCACCAATACCAACACCATTTTCGATGCGGAAACCTTGGTTTGGGCGGCAGGAGTTAGGGCGGTGAGCCTAAAAGGTTTGGATGGGGGCAATTATCTGAGCCATGGCAACAGGTTGCGGGTAAATGAATTTCACCAAGTGGAAGGGTTCGAGAATATCTTTGCCATTGGAGATGTGGCGCAAATGACCACCGAGGCTTTTCCGCATGGACATCCGATGATGGCACAGCCTGCCATGCAACAAGGCAGAAATTTAGGGGATAATTTGGTGCGTCTGGTTGAAGGTAAATCCATGAAGCCCTTTGTTTATAAAGATAAAGGAAGCATGGCCACTGTTGGCCGGAACAAGGCGGTTGTAGACTTGCCCAAGTTTAAATTTCAAGGCGTGTTCGCTTGGTTCGTATGGATGTTCGTCCACCTGTATTTTCTGATCGGTTTTAGGAACCGCGTGGTGGTCTTCATCAATTGGGTGTACAATTATGTCCGATTTGATCGTGAGGCCCGATTGATAATCCGGCCGTTTAAAAAACAGAATAAAGTGGAAAAGGATACCTTAATGCGTGATTAA
- a CDS encoding CsbD family protein yields the protein MNTDQLEGKWKQVKGKFKQKYGEVTDNDLSYSEGKFEEMLGRVQEKTGKSKEALKKEIESL from the coding sequence ATGAATACTGATCAGCTAGAAGGCAAATGGAAACAAGTAAAAGGAAAGTTTAAACAAAAATATGGGGAGGTAACCGATAACGATCTTTCTTATTCCGAAGGAAAATTCGAAGAGATGCTCGGAAGGGTACAAGAGAAAACAGGAAAATCCAAAGAAGCATTAAAAAAGGAAATCGAAAGCTTATAA
- a CDS encoding trimeric intracellular cation channel family protein — translation MLYLTIDILGTIAFAISGVLVAMEKRLDLFGVLIIAFVTAIGGGTLRDLLIGNTPVGWMHDLTYVITIFISVVFAIIFVNKLKYLRKSLFLFDTIGIGLYTMVGVEKGLEAQLLPIMCVFLGTMTACFGGVIRDILCNEIPVIFRKEIYATACILGALSYFLIVQLPVKEEFAYIAGILIVIILRLLAVKFKISLPSIYKRI, via the coding sequence ATGCTCTACCTCACCATCGATATTTTGGGTACGATCGCTTTTGCTATTTCAGGCGTGTTGGTCGCTATGGAAAAACGTTTGGACCTGTTTGGGGTGCTGATCATTGCATTTGTGACCGCGATTGGTGGTGGAACCTTGCGCGATCTTTTGATAGGCAATACTCCCGTGGGTTGGATGCACGACCTAACCTATGTGATCACCATATTTATTTCGGTGGTCTTTGCCATTATTTTTGTGAACAAGCTTAAATATTTGAGAAAATCCCTCTTCCTTTTCGATACCATAGGTATTGGACTTTACACCATGGTAGGTGTCGAAAAAGGACTGGAAGCACAGCTTTTGCCTATCATGTGCGTATTCCTGGGCACCATGACGGCCTGTTTTGGTGGGGTGATCCGAGATATCTTGTGCAACGAAATTCCAGTGATCTTTAGAAAGGAAATTTATGCCACAGCCTGTATTTTGGGCGCTTTGAGCTACTTTTTGATCGTGCAACTTCCGGTTAAGGAGGAGTTCGCCTATATCGCAGGTATTCTAATTGTCATCATCCTCAGATTGCTTGCGGTCAAATTCAAGATAAGCTTACCGAGCATCTACAAAAGGATTTAG